A stretch of the Filimonas lacunae genome encodes the following:
- a CDS encoding serine/threonine-protein kinase has protein sequence MNTKRLKGPQGDEQYINLMYLRNGGMGFIYLANDTQNQDAEVAIKITPVDNPNTKDLLIEEFKMAASLRHPNIAKTHFYGEFTDNTGNYIYSVMDYFQNGDLGDLLQNSSLLPIDTCMNLFTQLLKGLQAAHKLIVHRDLKPGNILVGENGELQICDFGISKYKDHSTRQLTFKGYGSLAYMSPECWLSETNTVRMDIYSLGIIFFEILTLSIPFKGQTDQDWKIAHLTTPLPDMKSHRSDIPYSLVNIIKKMTSKKAKDRYEDVAAILTDLQGAEIIQNKYNLDDVLHHANKKANAITAEALAQEKAKLQREETNSILSYSIKELFNQITDISQAFNQQSVTEQITHTERLQPYNPYEASYTLTLFGKTLTIAFFKKEFSNFHKEQELQYYKIQNDRFGYVRDKYTPGYIVKDRVMLVGKVIVNDLRFEMATRASIAEIHPAGFNIVLLKTSDSDLYGSWYTCKFSPMPLYSNMPNYYVAMEHIQDFLNNYEYSRGSVISSINMTFDELKDADFIELIKLLPQMD, from the coding sequence ATGAACACCAAAAGACTTAAAGGCCCACAGGGAGATGAACAGTATATTAATTTAATGTATTTGAGAAACGGCGGTATGGGCTTTATTTACCTGGCCAATGACACACAGAACCAGGATGCAGAAGTGGCTATTAAAATAACACCTGTAGACAACCCCAACACCAAAGACCTTTTAATAGAAGAATTCAAAATGGCAGCGTCTTTACGTCACCCGAACATTGCCAAAACTCATTTTTACGGTGAATTCACAGACAATACCGGCAACTACATTTACAGTGTAATGGATTATTTCCAAAATGGCGATTTAGGTGACCTGCTACAAAACAGCAGCCTGCTTCCTATTGATACCTGCATGAACCTCTTTACACAATTATTGAAAGGCTTACAAGCAGCACATAAACTGATAGTTCATAGAGATTTGAAACCAGGCAATATCCTGGTGGGAGAAAACGGCGAATTACAGATATGCGATTTTGGTATATCCAAATACAAAGACCATAGCACCCGGCAACTTACCTTCAAAGGTTATGGCTCCCTGGCCTATATGTCACCAGAATGCTGGCTGAGTGAAACAAACACCGTTCGAATGGATATATACTCTTTAGGTATTATCTTTTTTGAAATACTTACTTTATCCATACCATTCAAAGGGCAGACAGATCAGGACTGGAAAATTGCACACCTAACCACTCCCCTGCCAGACATGAAAAGTCATCGCAGCGACATCCCCTATTCACTGGTGAATATCATAAAGAAAATGACCAGCAAAAAAGCCAAAGACAGGTACGAGGATGTTGCAGCCATTCTTACCGACCTGCAGGGAGCCGAGATAATACAGAACAAATACAATTTAGATGACGTACTGCATCATGCAAATAAAAAAGCCAATGCCATAACAGCGGAAGCATTAGCCCAGGAGAAAGCCAAATTACAACGAGAAGAAACCAATAGTATACTCAGTTATTCTATAAAAGAGCTGTTCAACCAGATAACCGACATATCCCAGGCATTCAACCAGCAATCCGTTACAGAACAAATAACACATACAGAAAGGCTGCAACCGTACAACCCATATGAAGCATCCTATACACTCACTCTTTTTGGCAAAACACTGACCATCGCTTTTTTTAAAAAAGAATTTTCCAATTTCCACAAAGAGCAGGAACTACAATACTACAAAATTCAAAATGACCGCTTCGGATATGTCCGTGATAAATATACCCCTGGCTATATAGTAAAAGACCGTGTGATGTTGGTGGGAAAAGTGATCGTAAACGATTTACGTTTTGAAATGGCCACGCGGGCAAGCATCGCTGAAATACACCCCGCAGGATTTAATATTGTATTACTCAAAACATCTGATTCAGACCTGTATGGCTCCTGGTACACCTGTAAGTTCTCACCTATGCCACTCTATTCAAACATGCCTAACTATTATGTAGCAATGGAACACATCCAAGACTTTCTCAATAATTATGAGTACAGCAGGGGTAGCGTAATCAGTTCCATTAATATGACATTTGATGAATTGAAAGACGCAGACTTTATAGAACTCATTAAATTATTACCTCAAATGGACTAA
- a CDS encoding DUF3560 domain-containing protein gives MRHDYHERKVNRADNAEMQAAKSRQKSQQLYESSHNMVSGIPMGQPILIGHHSEKGHRRLLERSNNAMRGSVEADKAADHYEDRASSIRNNKTIATDNPDALQLLRDKLARLQAAHELLKQAGKLYRKNPNDKDGYMKLPGATIGQWNDMVKYGGIKRFEIANSNQNINSVKKRLEEQEAIESLTYKEEEKNGVKYIINPEVGRVQLKFGSRVPEEVYRTLRKHGFVYCKSEGAFQRKITGNGVFAAKMFLKQFNP, from the coding sequence ATGCGACACGATTATCATGAGCGGAAAGTGAACCGCGCAGACAATGCAGAAATGCAAGCAGCCAAAAGCAGGCAGAAATCACAACAACTTTACGAGAGCTCACACAACATGGTAAGCGGTATACCTATGGGCCAGCCTATACTCATAGGGCACCATTCCGAGAAAGGACACCGCCGGTTACTGGAAAGATCAAACAACGCCATGCGCGGCAGTGTAGAAGCAGACAAAGCCGCAGACCACTACGAAGACCGTGCAAGCTCTATACGTAATAATAAAACTATTGCTACCGATAACCCGGACGCACTGCAACTGCTACGCGATAAACTGGCCAGGCTACAAGCAGCACATGAACTTTTAAAACAAGCAGGTAAGCTATACCGTAAAAATCCTAATGATAAAGATGGCTACATGAAGCTACCAGGTGCAACAATTGGACAATGGAACGACATGGTAAAATATGGCGGTATCAAACGCTTTGAAATTGCCAATAGTAACCAGAATATCAACAGTGTAAAAAAACGTTTAGAAGAACAAGAAGCTATTGAAAGCCTGACATACAAAGAAGAAGAGAAAAACGGCGTGAAATACATTATTAACCCTGAAGTGGGAAGGGTACAGCTAAAATTTGGCAGCAGGGTGCCGGAGGAAGTTTACCGCACTTTGCGCAAACATGGTTTTGTGTATTGCAAATCAGAGGGGGCCTTCCAGCGTAAAATAACCGGTAACGGGGTTTTCGCCGCTAAAATGTTTTTAAAACAATTTAACCCCTAA
- a CDS encoding DUF6943 family protein: protein MRSYSVYCYNQAKGNTVASGIYLLSRGRNTGRPAFSPNRNSIVLKCAPQDVEYFYWLCFGLWKAGIFRQILTGSVIELIRLGTLRKVIDKVNHNSELLTDKIPTLQAAIQLEQNYVQQIAKLKDLQIALFYQYMKESA from the coding sequence ATGCGTTCTTATTCTGTTTACTGCTACAATCAGGCTAAAGGAAACACAGTTGCTTCCGGTATTTATTTGCTGTCACGGGGCAGGAACACCGGACGGCCTGCCTTTTCCCCGAACCGTAACAGCATAGTACTAAAGTGCGCCCCCCAGGACGTAGAGTACTTTTATTGGCTTTGCTTTGGCCTGTGGAAAGCGGGCATCTTCCGGCAGATACTTACCGGCTCCGTAATTGAATTAATCCGTTTAGGTACACTGCGCAAAGTAATAGATAAGGTTAACCATAACAGCGAATTACTCACCGACAAAATACCCACCCTACAAGCTGCCATACAGCTAGAGCAAAACTACGTCCAGCAAATAGCAAAACTAAAAGACTTACAAATCGCGCTATTCTACCAGTACATGAAAGAATCAGCATAA
- the traN gene encoding conjugative transposon protein TraN encodes MKKNILLAIIAMCLLTAMYAQQPGKSLQDASIEHYTIDISYNYTTVLIFPFPVIDADRGIRDLMATKQAQVSNVLKLKAGKKDFPATNLHVFTADGKVTAFDITYTDHPRQTTYDLSRMPPNTYIAPSVLQLDHVPYNDLQLSLLDSQVTTSQNFLHLKSKDQRMKIALKSIYNDGEVMFIHLEITNRSPLDYTPEFTRCYIQDYQKIKRSSVQQTTVQMIYHTTISNIPGHSTASCVIAVPRFTLSDHKKFHIEIFEKNGGRLLHLDMKNKHLLKTRKLPGYAEISNTVQ; translated from the coding sequence ATGAAAAAAAACATCTTACTGGCAATTATTGCCATGTGCCTTCTCACCGCTATGTATGCCCAACAGCCAGGCAAATCATTACAGGATGCTTCTATAGAGCATTACACCATTGACATTAGTTATAACTATACCACCGTACTGATATTTCCCTTCCCCGTTATTGATGCAGACAGAGGTATCCGCGACCTGATGGCCACCAAACAAGCCCAGGTAAGTAACGTCCTGAAACTAAAAGCAGGCAAAAAGGACTTCCCTGCCACCAACCTGCATGTGTTCACTGCCGATGGCAAAGTGACCGCATTCGATATCACCTACACAGACCATCCACGCCAGACAACCTACGATTTAAGCAGGATGCCGCCTAACACCTACATAGCCCCCTCCGTTCTCCAATTGGATCATGTGCCTTATAATGACCTGCAATTGTCTTTACTTGATAGCCAGGTAACAACATCCCAAAATTTCCTGCACCTGAAGAGCAAAGACCAGCGCATGAAAATCGCCCTGAAAAGTATTTACAACGATGGTGAAGTGATGTTTATTCACCTGGAGATCACCAACCGCTCCCCACTGGACTATACACCGGAATTTACCCGCTGTTATATACAGGACTACCAGAAAATTAAACGTTCCAGCGTACAGCAGACCACCGTACAGATGATATACCACACTACCATCAGCAACATACCAGGCCATTCCACTGCATCCTGTGTCATCGCTGTGCCCCGCTTTACCTTATCAGATCACAAAAAATTCCATATAGAGATTTTTGAGAAAAACGGGGGCAGGCTACTTCACCTGGATATGAAAAACAAACATCTTCTGAAAACGCGCAAACTACCAGGGTATGCCGAAATCAGCAACACAGTTCAATAA
- the traM gene encoding conjugative transposon protein TraM, which yields MKKLSPSQAKKLRLSLLILVFAICLTGLFFALSSLSKSLQSKDNATDTAKQAFNVKLPDAVLPNKKEKNKLEVYLDAHKDSLKQQERVKNDPYAQQLQYDPAPPQATTNPMQAINSPASPKKKLEANEKKVNDKLTELYNVMHQVQQPQSTNIPATKTTNTTQDENIARLEQLLTGKQNIDSNAENDPEMARLNTMLDKLIAIQHPEQTEKLTGNKAPGNTLYYQVSSQPGNNTDTLTEFYIPQDDGNINSFYSLAPQVDTTVTTETSFTAVIPQNQTLQNGSTLQMRLTQDIFIKGIKIPQNTFVYGSCSISDERLKIKISSVLNGKSILPIQMSVYDSDGQEGIFVPGAITRDAAKENADRAIQSIGMTSLDGSLTTQATSAGIETARTFLSKKIRNITVTIKAGHSIFLKNK from the coding sequence ATGAAAAAACTATCACCATCACAAGCCAAAAAATTAAGGCTATCTCTTCTCATACTGGTGTTCGCCATATGTCTTACCGGCCTTTTCTTTGCCTTATCCTCACTAAGCAAATCATTACAATCAAAAGACAATGCTACAGACACAGCCAAACAGGCATTTAACGTTAAACTACCAGATGCCGTACTACCCAACAAAAAGGAAAAAAACAAACTGGAAGTATACCTGGACGCACATAAGGACAGCCTGAAGCAACAGGAACGGGTAAAAAACGATCCCTATGCACAACAGTTACAGTATGATCCTGCACCGCCACAGGCTACCACAAACCCCATGCAGGCAATTAACAGCCCTGCTTCTCCTAAAAAGAAGCTGGAAGCCAATGAGAAAAAAGTGAATGACAAGCTAACGGAACTATACAATGTCATGCACCAGGTACAACAGCCGCAAAGCACCAATATACCTGCAACCAAAACCACTAACACTACCCAGGATGAAAACATAGCCAGGTTGGAACAATTACTCACCGGTAAACAGAATATAGATAGCAATGCAGAAAACGACCCGGAAATGGCCAGGCTCAACACCATGCTGGATAAGCTCATAGCCATACAACACCCGGAACAGACAGAAAAGCTGACCGGTAACAAAGCACCCGGTAATACTCTTTATTACCAGGTGTCTTCACAGCCTGGTAATAACACAGATACCCTGACGGAGTTTTATATTCCCCAGGATGACGGTAACATCAACAGCTTTTACTCCCTTGCCCCACAGGTGGACACTACCGTTACCACGGAAACATCCTTTACAGCTGTCATTCCGCAAAACCAAACCCTTCAAAACGGCAGTACACTACAAATGCGGCTTACGCAGGACATTTTCATAAAAGGTATTAAAATACCACAGAACACATTTGTGTATGGCTCCTGTAGCATTTCTGATGAAAGGTTGAAAATTAAAATTTCCAGTGTACTGAATGGCAAAAGCATCCTGCCTATACAGATGAGTGTATATGACAGTGACGGGCAGGAAGGCATATTCGTCCCCGGTGCCATCACACGCGATGCAGCCAAAGAAAACGCCGATCGTGCTATACAGTCTATAGGCATGACCTCCTTAGATGGCAGCCTGACCACCCAGGCAACAAGTGCGGGTATAGAAACCGCCAGGACATTCCTTTCCAAAAAAATAAGAAACATTACTGTGACCATAAAAGCAGGACACTCCATTTTCCTGAAAAACAAATAA
- the traK gene encoding conjugative transposon protein TraK, whose amino-acid sequence MFQQLRNIDSAFRHVKTFSIVLTVANVIISCYAIYKSHQTIARNKDKVYVIAGDKFLQAVSASRAENMPIEIKDHIKTFHNYFFSLEPDESVIKRNITKSLYLADAKAKNEYDNLNEKGYYTGIVSGNISQQVMEPDSIALVTIPPYRFRYYGKLKMIRATSIVTRSLVTEGTIRVTSPSDNNPHGFLIENWRIIDNTDISIQNR is encoded by the coding sequence ATGTTTCAGCAACTTAGAAATATTGACAGCGCATTCCGGCATGTCAAAACATTTTCCATCGTACTGACAGTAGCCAATGTCATCATATCCTGTTATGCGATATACAAATCTCACCAGACCATTGCACGTAATAAAGACAAGGTGTATGTAATAGCTGGTGATAAGTTCCTACAGGCTGTATCCGCATCACGTGCAGAAAACATGCCCATAGAAATAAAAGACCACATTAAGACATTTCATAATTACTTCTTTTCCTTAGAACCGGACGAATCCGTTATCAAACGCAACATCACCAAGTCGCTGTACCTCGCAGATGCAAAAGCAAAAAACGAGTACGACAACCTGAACGAGAAAGGATACTATACCGGTATCGTATCCGGTAATATCAGCCAGCAGGTGATGGAGCCGGACAGCATTGCCCTGGTAACAATTCCACCATACCGTTTCCGGTATTATGGTAAGCTGAAAATGATACGTGCCACCAGTATCGTTACACGTAGCCTGGTAACAGAGGGCACCATCAGGGTAACATCGCCCAGTGATAACAACCCACACGGATTTCTGATTGAAAACTGGCGAATCATTGACAACACAGATATATCCATTCAAAACCGGTAA
- the traJ gene encoding conjugative transposon protein TraJ: protein MKRKATILSLLSLSSLLPAILHAQSSTVQDIHTVLESTKEQLLPLGTQLIDVATAVAGFGALFYIGYRVWKHIAAAEPIDFFPLFRPFALTLLIGLYNTLVLPVMDGVLNPITLKTQSLFNKSNQAVEDLLLTRAIQINRAAEGTPVGNPTNGNRNYDKYEKPEPTTSTQQTPTFSFGAKLMRNSMSFMFKLMLSTVLQIVYYAASIIIDVMRTFILLLLGILGPFVLAFSIYDGFQHTLSVWIGRYINVYLWLPIANIFGTIINMIQKNMLQLDMAQIQANGSVSFSETDASYLIFLLISIVGYFSIPGVANYVIHASGGHSIMSTVGMFSKTSMRLLSGGTAGGGSSKGGSSGGSGGGSMANDTPGDDKKMGDMANAANSDTQTNDSNSHQAGKLS, encoded by the coding sequence ATGAAAAGAAAAGCCACCATACTATCCTTATTATCCCTCTCTTCCCTTCTTCCTGCAATCCTGCATGCACAGAGCTCCACCGTACAGGATATACACACCGTACTGGAATCAACAAAAGAACAATTACTACCACTAGGCACACAACTTATTGACGTTGCTACTGCCGTTGCAGGTTTTGGCGCATTGTTCTACATCGGTTACCGCGTATGGAAACATATCGCAGCAGCAGAACCCATAGATTTTTTTCCACTCTTCCGGCCTTTCGCACTTACACTACTCATTGGATTATATAATACATTGGTTTTACCAGTGATGGATGGCGTACTCAATCCTATCACCCTCAAAACACAATCCCTATTTAACAAATCCAACCAGGCAGTAGAAGACCTGCTACTTACCAGGGCAATTCAAATTAACAGGGCAGCAGAAGGCACCCCGGTAGGTAACCCTACCAATGGTAACCGGAACTATGATAAGTATGAAAAACCAGAACCTACCACCAGCACACAACAAACACCAACTTTTTCCTTTGGCGCAAAGCTCATGCGAAACAGTATGTCATTTATGTTTAAGCTGATGCTGAGTACAGTTTTACAGATCGTTTACTATGCAGCTTCTATTATCATAGATGTAATGCGAACGTTTATTTTACTGTTACTGGGTATACTAGGCCCCTTTGTACTTGCATTCAGTATATATGATGGATTCCAGCATACACTCTCCGTTTGGATAGGCCGATACATAAACGTTTACCTATGGCTGCCCATAGCCAACATTTTCGGAACCATCATCAATATGATTCAGAAAAACATGTTGCAGCTGGACATGGCGCAGATACAGGCCAACGGCAGCGTATCCTTTTCTGAAACAGACGCATCCTATCTCATATTCCTTCTGATAAGCATTGTTGGCTACTTCTCCATTCCAGGCGTTGCCAATTATGTTATCCACGCTTCAGGTGGCCACTCCATTATGAGCACTGTAGGTATGTTTTCCAAAACATCCATGCGCCTGTTATCAGGTGGCACAGCAGGCGGTGGTTCTTCCAAGGGTGGAAGCAGCGGCGGCAGTGGCGGTGGATCAATGGCCAATGATACGCCGGGGGATGATAAAAAAATGGGTGACATGGCAAACGCGGCCAACTCAGACACCCAAACCAATGACAGTAATTCCCATCAGGCAGGCAAATTATCCTAA